In the Clavelina lepadiformis chromosome 8, kaClaLepa1.1, whole genome shotgun sequence genome, one interval contains:
- the LOC143469257 gene encoding uncharacterized protein LOC143469257, which produces MSTVSDSSADVQIDEITSVTEMIPDSPDSPVQQSSPAPYVPIVRPGKQGAPAPMPQSADLADIQATVLQPVHRLFRPFKTTVTMPTLAVPAPPTTSAEDLLLWFQQLDELFQLVPDFEFMSKILTMVAATPAFHMAPLMKYISNGVTDKTREYEQFKQFLHARLILEIPSNM; this is translated from the coding sequence ATGTCGACGGTATCTGATTCCTCCGCTGACGTTCAAATTGACGAAATCACTTCAGTTACTGAGATGATTCCCGACTCACCCGATTCACCGGTTCAACAATCATCTCCCGCGCCGTATGTGCCGATCGTCAGACCTGGGAAGCAAGGCGCTCCTGCCCCCATGCCCCAGAGCGCTGATCTAGCAGATATACAAGCTACGGTGTTACAACCAGTACATAGACTATTTCGGCCGTTTAAAACAACCGTTACAATGCCGACCCTTGCGGTTCCTGCGCCGCCAACCACTTCGGCTGAGGATCTACTACTTTGGTTCCAGCAGCTGGATGAACTGTTCCAGCTGGTTCCTGATTTTGAGTTTATGAGCAAAATCCTTACCATGGTAGCAGCCACACCTGCTTTCCACATGGCCCCCTTGATGAAGTATATATCCAACGGGGTTACGGACAAAACCCGGGAATACGAacagttcaaacaatttttgcatgcccGGTTAATCTTGGAGATACCCTCCAACATGTAG